The nucleotide window ATGTACTCCTCACGCGACCAGGGCTTGCGGCCGATCGTGAGAATGCGGGTGTCCGGCGGCAGATTGCAGTGCAGATGCGCCATGTAGAGCGCGGGCAGCAGCTTGCGAAACGACAGATCGCCGGTGCCGCCGAAAATGATCATGTCGAGCGGCAGGTCGGGAGTGGCAGAAGTGTGGTGGGTCGTCATAGCGCGGTCGCAGCGTCGTGATGGATAAGGCGTCGGTCAACGGGCAGAAAAAAGCGGCAGCAGCGCCGTGCCGGCGGACCGGCACGTTTTCTGGCAGACGCCTATGGTGCAACGTTTTCAGATTGTTTGCACGGCAACATGTGCCTCGGGTTAGCGCAATATGCCAACCTGGCGCGGTAAAGGCCTGTTTTCAAGACCTTTTTCGTTTTTCGCGGACAGGCCTTCTTCTGTTGGATTGCTTCTGCGAAGCACGCCCGCCCGCCGTTCACGCGAGCCTTTCACGCAAGCTTTTTCGCCAGGCCTTCAACCACCTGACAACGCCTCGCGCGCCACGCGGCACGCCGCCAGATCCCACGCCGCACAGCCGACGCTTTTAAATACGATCGGTCTTTTTTGCGGCAATAGCGCTGCATTGTCGAGCACCGAGGCGATGCCGCCGACCTGAGCCCAGTCCACACCCGCCTGAATGAAGTCGCCGGCCTCATGGCGCGCGCCGGCTTCATCGTCGACGAAAAGCGCGCTGCCGCCGAGGGTGTGCGCGCCGATTTCCACCATGGCCGGCGTGAATGCGCCGACGCCGATCACGAGGCGCTCCGCGCGTGCCGCTTCGTCGTAGACGGGCTGTCTGCTAGTGGTCAGCGCAACCACCACATCGACCGATTCGGGGATGGTGGCACCGGGTTGCGTCAGCGGTTGCAGGTCGCGCGTCTTGCCCTGATGCGTGGCGCAAAACGCCTCGGCGCGCGCGGGCGCACTGCCCTTCACCCACACGCGCGCGTCGGGAAACAGTTCGCCGATCGCTTCGAGATGGTTGAGCGCCTGCGTGCCGGTGCCGATCAACAGGAATTCGCGCGGCGCGGCGGCGGCGAAGGTGTCGATGCCCAGCATCGAGATCGCCGCCGTGCGGCGTCCCGTCACCGTCGGGCCATCGAGAATGAAGAGCGTCTCGCCGGTGTCGGCGTCGAACGCCATCACTTTGCCATGGATGGTCGGCAGGCCGCGCGCGCGGTTGGCCGGGCACACGTTGACCAGTTTATGAATCGCGAGATCGGGCGCGGTGGCGGGCATCGACAGCATGATGCCGCCTTCGTTGAGCGGCACGACGAGCCGTTCGGGACTCGCGATGCGCTGCTGCGCGTAGTCGATCGTCGCGCGCTTGAGTGCCTCGACGAGCGCGGCATAGGGAATCAGCCGCGTGGTCGCGGCGGCGTCGAAAGTCTGCGTGGTCGGGTGAGTCATGGGCAGGTCGTTCCAGTCCTTGGCAGTTGGTTGAGTTCGAATGGGTTAGCAGGCGGCGGGCGTTTCGCTCGGCTGACGCGACGATTGAATCACCATCAGCAGATCGCCCGCCTCGATCGGACACGGCTCGTCTTCGTAAAACGACAGCACGCGCCCCGCGCGTACGAGACCCACCACCACCGCGCCCGGCAGCGCATTGCTCCAGCGGCCGATTTCCCGCGGCGTCGGCGGACGTTCGACCAGGTTGACGCGGCCGCGTGCCGACAACAGGTCGTTCACGAAGGGCACGATGTATTCGCTGTCGACCGCGTCGGCGAGCAGCAAGCCGCCAATCTTGGTCGACGAGACGATCACGTCCGCCCCGGCTTGGCGCAACTGGCGCTGATAGGTCTGCTCCCGAATCCGCACGACGATCTTGGTCTGCGGCGCGACGTTGCGCACGCTCAGCGTGAGCAGGATCGCGGTGGCGTCGTCGGTGACGGCGATGATGACCGCGCGGGCGATCTGCACCTGCGCCTGCTGCAACAGATCTTCGCGCGACGGATCGCCGAGCAGGCCGGCGACGCCCAGCGCCGTAGCCGCTTCGAGCGCCGCCTGCTGCGGATCGATCACCACGATCGATTCCGCTGCGAAACCGCTTTCAAGCAACTCGCGCACGGCGACCGAACCGCTCAATCCGTAGCCGCAGATCACGACGTGATCGCGCAACTGCTTTTGCAGGCGTTTCATGCGGAATTCCTCGATGACGCGTTGAATGACGAACTGATAGGCGGTGCCGAGAAACACGAACCAGATGATGATGCGGATCGGCACGATGAAAAAGGCGTCGATCAGGCGTGCGCGTGCGGTCACCGGCACGATGTCGCCGTAACCGACGGTAGCCACCGTCACCATCGTGAAGTACATCAGATCGACGATCCCCAGGACTTTGCGGTTAGCGTCGCGCAAGCCGTCCCGATCGAGATAGAGCACGGCGAAGGCGAGCACGCACAGGCCGACCACCAGATAGACGCGATGCAGCAGCATGCGCTGCGGCGACGCTGCAGGCCGCGTGAACAACGTGCGCGCGCGCGGCGCCTGCCAGGGCGTGCGGGCGCGGCGCGGCAGACGGAAGCGCGGCAGACGTGGCTCCGGCTTGGGCGAATCAGGCACGCGGCGGCTCCGGGAGTCGAGGACAAGCGATTCTACGACGCCGGGCGCGCCGTGGGGCCGGAGCGGGAAAGCAGGACGGTAAGTTTCGAGGCGGCGGGTGACCTCACTGCGACGTGTCTTTGTCGCCGCCCTTCTTGCCGCCCTTGAACATCGCGCGGCACGCCGGGCTGAGTTCATCGACGTGCTGCTTCATGCAGGCGGTGATCTTGTCTTCGTTGGGAATGTCGGCGGCGCAGAAATGCATGGCGTCGCCGCGGCAGGCCTTGGCCTGATCGTCGCGGCTGGCGGCGTCCGCCGAGGCAGGGCAGCCCAGACCAATCAAGCTGGCAGCAAGCAGGGCGTAGGTTCGATTCATGGCGGATCCGGTATCGCAGAAGTCGGTACGGGCCATCCAGCAGAAAACGGGCCCGATCGTCGCGCTCACCGGATGTCCGGCCCGCCGCGCCTAGCGCGCGATCCGGCTCAGCGTCATGCCGCGCCCCGCGTAGAAACGCGCGATGGTTTCGAACGGCAGATACACATCGGCCTGATGCGGCGCGATGCCCGAGGGATTGTGAAACCACACGCCATCGCGGCCGCGTCCGTGCAGCAGGATCAGATGGCCGCCGCGCCGCTGATTGGGCTGCTCGGGATAGCGGATTTCGGGACTCACGGAGACGATCGCCAGCGTCTTGGCGTTCAGGCGCGCGGCCATGTCTTCGATGGACGCCTGCGGCAGCACGTCGACCTGAACGCCGAACGCGCCGGCCACCCAATCGGCAAACGGCCGGTAGATCAAACCGTCGACGCCGCCATCCTCGCGCATGCGATACACGCCGTGCCGCAATGCTTCGTCGAGCAGCGCGGCGCGCGGAGCGTGGTCGATACGCCAATAGTCGAGCGCCGACTCGAGGCACGTCAGGCCGCACAGGCGTTTGGC belongs to Paraburkholderia sp. FT54 and includes:
- the lhpI gene encoding bifunctional Delta(1)-pyrroline-2-carboxylate/Delta(1)-piperideine-2-carboxylate reductase; this translates as MTHPTTQTFDAAATTRLIPYAALVEALKRATIDYAQQRIASPERLVVPLNEGGIMLSMPATAPDLAIHKLVNVCPANRARGLPTIHGKVMAFDADTGETLFILDGPTVTGRRTAAISMLGIDTFAAAAPREFLLIGTGTQALNHLEAIGELFPDARVWVKGSAPARAEAFCATHQGKTRDLQPLTQPGATIPESVDVVVALTTSRQPVYDEAARAERLVIGVGAFTPAMVEIGAHTLGGSALFVDDEAGARHEAGDFIQAGVDWAQVGGIASVLDNAALLPQKRPIVFKSVGCAAWDLAACRVAREALSGG
- a CDS encoding C39 family peptidase yields the protein MNEPILRHADVPYYTQWGSPEWVGRIVEQHGDPCADPGWQRSGFSDPERYRFWAKRLCGLTCLESALDYWRIDHAPRAALLDEALRHGVYRMREDGGVDGLIYRPFADWVAGAFGVQVDVLPQASIEDMAARLNAKTLAIVSVSPEIRYPEQPNQRRGGHLILLHGRGRDGVWFHNPSGIAPHQADVYLPFETIARFYAGRGMTLSRIAR
- a CDS encoding potassium channel family protein, with translation MPDSPKPEPRLPRFRLPRRARTPWQAPRARTLFTRPAASPQRMLLHRVYLVVGLCVLAFAVLYLDRDGLRDANRKVLGIVDLMYFTMVTVATVGYGDIVPVTARARLIDAFFIVPIRIIIWFVFLGTAYQFVIQRVIEEFRMKRLQKQLRDHVVICGYGLSGSVAVRELLESGFAAESIVVIDPQQAALEAATALGVAGLLGDPSREDLLQQAQVQIARAVIIAVTDDATAILLTLSVRNVAPQTKIVVRIREQTYQRQLRQAGADVIVSSTKIGGLLLADAVDSEYIVPFVNDLLSARGRVNLVERPPTPREIGRWSNALPGAVVVGLVRAGRVLSFYEDEPCPIEAGDLLMVIQSSRQPSETPAAC